The following are encoded in a window of Maylandia zebra isolate NMK-2024a linkage group LG5, Mzebra_GT3a, whole genome shotgun sequence genomic DNA:
- the cstf1 gene encoding cleavage stimulation factor subunit 1, with translation MFRPKPTLKDRQHLYKLIISQLLYDGYTSIANSLINEVKPQSVVSPSEQLMQLAKIGMENDDSAVQYAIGRSDTVAPGVGIDLEFDADVQTMSPEASEYETCYVTSHKGPCRVATYSRDGQLIATGSADASIKILDTERMLAKSAMPIEVMMNETAQQNMENHPVIRTLYDHVDEVTCLAFHPTEQILASGSRDYTLKLFDYSKPSAKRAFKYIQEAEMLRSISFHPSGDFLLVGTQHPTLRLYDVNTFQCFVSCNPLDQHTDTISGVSYNPTANSYVTCSKDGSIKLWDGISNRCVTTFEKAHDGAEVCSAIFSKNSKYILSSGKDSVVKLWEISTGRTLVKYTGAGLSGRQMHRTQGVFNHTEDYVLLPDERTISLCCWDSRTAERKNLLSLGHNNIVRCIVHSPTNPGFMTCSDDFRARFWYRRTTTD, from the exons ATGTTTCGTCCCAAACCGACTCTGAAGGACCGACAGCACCTGTACAAGCTTATCATCAGCCAGCTGCTCTACGATGGATACACTAGCATCGCCAACAGTCTCATCAATGAGGTGAAGCCACAGAGCGTTGTGTCTCCCTCTGAGCAGCTCATGCAGCTGGCAAAGATAG GGATGGAAAATGACGATAGTGCTGTTCAGTATGCGATCGGTCGCTCCGATACTGTAGCCCCGGGTGTTGGCATCGATCTGGAATTTGACGCAGACGTCCAGACCATGTCTCCAGAGGCGTCAGAGTATGAGACCTGCTACGTCACATCTCACAAGGGCCCTTGCCGCGTTGCTACATACAGTCGAGATGGTCAGCTGATCGCTACAGGCTCTGCTGACGCCTCCATCAAGATCCTGGATACTGAGCGCATGCTGGCGAAGAGTGCCATGCCCATTGAG GTGATGATGAATGAGACGGCGCAGCAAAACATGGAGAATCACCCTGTGATTCGGACGCTGTACGACCACGTCGATGAAGTCACCTGCCTTGCCTTCCATCCCACCGAACAGATTCTGGCATCTGGCTCCAGAGATTACACCCTCAAACTGTTTGACTACTCCAAGCCCTCTGCAAAAAGAGCCTTTAAATATATACAG GAAGCAGAAATGCTGCGTTCAATCTCCTTCCACCCCTCTGGTGACTTCCTGCTAGTGGGGACGCAGCACCCCACCCTGCGCCTCTATGATGTCAACACTTTCCAGTGCTTCGTGTCTTGCAACCCACTGGACCAGCACACAGACACCATCAGCGGGGTCAGCTACAACCCCACAGCTAATAGCTATGTCACCTGCAGCAAGGACGGCAGCATCAAGCTGTGGGACGGTATCTCTAACCGCTGCGTGACGACCTTTGAGAAGGCACATGATGGAGCGGAGGTGTGCTCCGCCATCTTTTCCAAGAACTCCAAGTACATCCTGTCCAGTGGGAAAGACTCGGTGGTCAAACTTTGGGAGATCTCAACAGGCAGGACTCTGGTCAAGTACACAG GCGCAGGGCTGAGCGGCCGTCAGATGCACCGTACGCAGGGCGTGTTCAACCACACGGAGGACTACGTGCTGCTGCCTGACGAGCGCACCATCAGCCTCTGCTGCTGGGACTCCCGCACAGCCGAGAGGAAAAACCTGCTGTCTCTGGGTCACAATAACATTGTCCGCTGCATCGTCCACTCACCAACCAACCCGGGCTTCATGACCTGCAGTGATGACTTCAGGGCCCGTTTCTGGTACCGCCGCACAACCACAGACTGA